ACATTATCCTCCCGGAAAGGAAGGCCTTTGGTCGCAATGCCTGTGAATTATCCCTTCAGAAATAAGCATTTAATCGCAATACTTGGTATCGTCACTTGCCCgtgcattgtctttttttttgtggagatATTTGATTGTGGTTTCCTGTGCATTACCCTTCCAGCATTGACTGCGCAGGGATCCTGAAGCTACGGAATTCGGACATCGAGCTGCGAAAGGGCGAGACGGACATCGGACGCAAGAACACGCGGGTGAGGCTGGTCTTCCGCGTACACGTGCCCCAGGGCAGTGGGAAGGTGCTGTCTCTACAGGTGGCCTCCATCCCCATTGAGTGCTGTGAGTATTCCCGTACATGACACCGGCGACCTCAACCTGGCCCTGGCAACCTTGAACCGTCTGGCCATCCGATATCTTTTTCCACGTGTCTTTGGTTTCTCCTtactgtcttatttttttttctttcctcttccttcGGTGCTGCGGGTTCTGTAGCTCAACGTTCAGCACAGGAACTTCCCCAGATCGAGAGCTATAACATCACAGCATGTTCGGTCAATGGGAGAGAAGAGATGGTTCTCTCTGGCTTGAATTTCCTTCCGGAGTCAAAGGTCATCTTCCTGGAGAAAGGCCCAGGTAAATTATGCTTTTCTGATGATTAGTTGAGTAGTTGGTTGACACATAGGTCAATGGTTGGTTAATGGGTTAGTTGATTGGTTAATGGGTTGACTGACCGAAGGACTGATTGGCTGGTTAATTGGTTTATAATATTGCACTGATGCCATCATCATGGATTAATGGTTATTTTAAAGAGCTAACTGGTTTATGGATGCTggccaggagaaaaaaaaagagagctgtGGTGGTTACAGGGTTTGGGTGTTGGtagggagaaaagaagagagagcggTATTAGAGGCTGCTGGGGTAAGAGATTTCTGGCTGGAAGGGTTATGGACAGAGCAGCAGCCATGAACAGAATTTGGGGCTTCAGTTGCTTTGATGTTGCATCCAAAGATCGAGTCTGTTAAAATTACCATATAACCGCAGAATCACAGGAAAGTAGGAGTCCTGATCAGTGGAAAGATAAGAGGGATGACTTGGGCAGTTGAGAGCTGGGGGAATGTATTATTTGGCTGCAGATTCTCTCCATCATGGATGGATTTGTTGTCTTTTGGATTAACGGCGAGATCCGTTGACGCACCAGAGGTTGATGGAAAGTGCATTGTACTTTACCTCCACAGATGGGAAGctgcagtgggaggaggaggcagaggtgaaCAGGCAGAAGAGCAACGAGGTAAAAGGAAGCTAATTCCGGCCTAGTTTAGGAACTCTCTCCCACAAACCAACATTTGGCATCACAGTTTCAGCGTGCTCCAAGGAATGTTTCTGATCAGTTCACTCAAACTCTTCCTCTTATCTGAATGAGGAAAGCAAGTAAACTATTCACAGATGttttttcctgtctctctccttccGACTTGCAGGTGTGAATCTTCCACACCACCTTGTCTCCTACGTTCTCCTCTCCGTCTAtggccatctctctctcttgttttacTCTGACTGTAaatgtctttctttctctcttgctaCGTCTTAGCCCATTCTACTCATTTTTCCAAAGCAAGGCAGAAAAGAATCCTCAGACTTTTAAGTCAGGCCTAAGTCCTCCAAACTAAACTCTGTCTGCCCcagaacataaaaaaaattacacaaaattAAAGGCAGACACTGTTTGATATACCTTAAAGTATATGCTTATGTTATTTCTAATCATATCCCAGAGAGAGGTTAAATCCAAACCCCTAATCGGACTCAGGCCCCCTCGGCAAATGAAAATAAGAAGGCGGTTTAGAGACTGCGAATCAAGAGGGGAAGAGAAGATTGAAGGGGAACTGCCTGAAACCTATCGGGAATAGTCTGTTACATGGAAGGCAGCACCAATTTTAACCCGGAGAGAAGTGTTTACAAAGATATTTAGGCGACATTTTAATCTCCAGAGCAGTTGGCCTGGAGAggaggccattttgttttctgttgatGTCACTGTTGACACATGTCCTCTCTCACGTCGGATCGGGCCAGGGAGACGGGCAGCGTTTTGGTCTCGCGTTGGCATTCCGCTTGCTTACGTGGGAGGCTGCAAATGTGTCGCAGCTGTGCGCAGCAgttcaaaaagaaaagaaaattgagcAGAGTGCCATTAGGTCACTGGGCTTAAGCTGAAGTTGAAACACGATGTGCGTATGTGTGTCATCCATGACATCAGGAGGCGGTCTTCAGCTTAGCCAGACCGAGCGCACATCTGCAAAAGATTTACATTTCTTCAAAGGCGGGCAGCAAAGGAATGGgagaatgaaaacaaacaaacctggtaTTTGACTGGGTTTGTCCAGAAAGGAGAAGGGGGGGATCCCATTTCCTCTGCATTTCATGGGCTGCAGTGCCACCTAGTGGCTGCCGAAACTTTCGTGACTTGGCTTTTGATGCTGTTTACAGCCCTTGGAAGGGGAAGCGAAGGGAGGGCTTGGCCGATGCTCTGCAGAGATACCTTGTGGCCAGACTTAGGGTCCATGTTGGCTGAGTTCCAGGGTTTATGGCCTCTGGCCGAGCTGAGCTGGGCATGGGATAGGGGAAGCTGTCGGTGGCAGAGCCCACTAGAGCTGATTCCAAGTGAGCTGGAAGCCCGGAACGGAGCAGGAAGGTACTGTCAGGCcatagagagggggggggggaaaacaaTGTTCACCGCCGGTCCCCCTTTGTCGTCCCCTCCGTCCAtgactctcactctctctgtctgtACAGTgacggtctctctctctctctctttccctctcagcACGTGCTGTCCCTGGAAGTTCCAGAATACGGGAACAGGAGGATCCCCAGGCCTCTGCAGGTGCACTTCTACGTATCCAACGGCCGGCGCAAAAGGAGCCCCATGCAAACCTTCAAATACCTCCCTGGTGAGAGACGCATCCATGCGAGACGAGTCATGCTGCATAACTTCCTATTCAGGACAAAACTTCTGTTCCCCTACCCAAATTACACCGAATAACTTTAAATTAAGGATTAAAATGCCGGCACCCTCAGTCCCTCATACGTTAAGCTTATGCTGTATAACTAATATTATGATAAAAGCCATGCTTCCCTCGCTATACCTCATACACCTGTTATACTACATACATAACCCTATAGTAAGGATAAAACGCCCACCTTCTCACTGTACCTCATACACAAGTTATAATGTATGATTTTATGCTAAAGATAATTGCCTGGCATTAATTATAGTTTAATATTCTTCATTACAGTTATTTTTAAGGAAGAACCAAGTCATGAAGTCTCCGTCAGTCCCTTTTCCTCCCTGCCGTTCTCCCCTCCctgcctcttccctctcccccagcctgAAGCTGGGCCCTTTGAGTGTACAAGCCCTGAGATGGACCTCTCCCCCTCGTACACCCACCTGTCTCCAGTCCCTCCCCACTGTCACAAATTCTGCGACCTGCCGACTGACGAACCCTACTACTCGCTGCGCTCTCATGGTGCGGAGAGCCCAGGGCAGGGCTTCCCGGCGCCCCCAGAGTGCCACGGGCCGTACAGCGGGGGCTTCTCGGAAGCCACGCCCGTGGGCTTTGAGTGTCCCCCCGCCTATTCGGAAAACAGCAACGGCCTGGTGGGGGGCCACCTGGCAGTGCCCGCCAGGCACAGCTCCCACGCGGCGCCGCCAGGCTCACCtcacctgcccccccctcctcctcacgTGGAGGCGCTGCCCCCCAGCCCCGTGCCCTGGTCCCCGCAGCCCCCTGCCTACCAGGCCAGCCGTTTGGGCTACTCTGGTGCGCCGCAACCTTTCAGCCACTCCGCCACTTTGTCTCCGCACCGCGGTGTCTCCCCCGCGAGCGGTGAGCGCGAGGAGAGGCCgcgggagaatgaggaggagggggGCCGATCCGGCGCTACGTGCCCACGGGGGTGCCGCCCCGCCCTGCCGAATTGGTGCCTGCCTCGTGCTCGTTTCCCACCCCCTCAGCTGAATCTCCCCCGGGGCTTTCTGCCCCCGGATTCCCCGCACCCCTGCCGCGTCCTGTCCACGCCAACGTCCAACCCTCCTCTGCCAGCGAGCCCCGCGTTCCCCGCCCCGCCTGCGGACTTCCAGCCCTTGCCACAGCCCACGGTGGGGAGGGGTGGCGTGCAGGGTCTACATCAGGGGGTCAAGAATGGGGCCGGGTTAGAACTTGGCACCTCCGCTGACCAGGCCACCAATGCAGGAGAGGGACGTGGGGGTCCGACCCCGGCTGCTTACAGCGACCCCTTCCATGGAGCTCCGGTCGAGGGGATAACGCTGGAGGAAGGTAtgagaaaccaaaaaaaaaacaacccaaactgCAGAGAGTGTGGCTCATAGGAGCATAACTGAGGCTTAGATAGGGTGTGGAAATGAGGAGGATGGGAGGATCAGAGGTGAAGAATACATTTACTGCATGAAATCGTTAAATTCTTTCCATGCATTGCAGCCCCACTGTCTGTGTATCACTAATTCCCTCTGCCCCAGGGCAACTGGTATTCCCTTCTGGCTTCAGCGAGAAAAGGAACTCACTTTCTGATTACTCTgcctcgctcttttctctctTCTGCCCAGACGGTGGACGTCGTAGAAACGTGAAGCACGACGGCAGATAAAGGCACTGCTGCCCGTGCAATCTGCCCAGCCTCGCCTCCCTCGCAGTCCccttctccctcagagatcccctgtgcttctcCCATGCCCCCTTGAACGCGGGCACTGTTTCCCCCACTGCCAACACCGCCCCCCACTGGGAAAGtgttccaggcgtccaccaccctctccgtaaagaagtATTTCCCCAGATTACTCCGGAGTTTACCCcccttcaccctcatctcatgaaccccctcctttccactgaaagaggctcgTCTCCTGTGTATTTAATCCCTGGATGTGCGTAAATGTCTCTATATCATCTCCCCTTTCCCGCCTTTCCGCTCGGGTACACATGTTTAAATCTCTGTCTGTGCCCATGTGCTTTATGGCGAAGACCAAGGACCATTTTGGTagccaaatgaggtctcaccaaagacttatacagaggcaaaaTCACCTCCCCTTACCTACTGGCTATTCCTCACTcctgtgcacccaagcatccttccGGTTTTTGCCgtcaccttatctacctgtttggccaccttaagatcacgCACAGATCCCGCTCCggttttgtgcacagaagaagTTCACCCCCCTGCGCTATAtcactcccttgggtttttatCCCCCAAatatcatgttttccacaccttccagggTGTCAACCCGGTTGCAGATtgtggtatcatccacaaaaaaagcaaagcaaacctttcctgatagcccTTAGGAAGACCCCTTGCTCGGAGTGAATCCCATTTAGCACTACCCCTTGTCGACTCCTACTCAACCGGTTTCCTAACCCAGTCGGTCACTTTACGGCCCACACCAAGGGTGCTCGGTTTGTTTATCACGTGGCCTACGTAGTGCCAAAAGGCCTTACTGACATCAAAGTACGCCATATCCagcactctcccctgatccaacttgCTGATCACCTAGATGTTGACTAGGTTTTGTCTGACAGACCTACCACtggtaaaacaaagaaaagaataccatgctgcctctgatcctgTACgtcactggattccagaaacccGCAccgtcctctgttttagcagcgactccattaattttctcaccactgaggtcaggctgACCGGCCTCTAGTTCCCAGCCTCCTGGTTCCTTCCAGTCTTCATGAACAGGAACCACACACCGGCCTGTCTTCCATCCTCGGGGACCACCCCCGAGCCTAAAGAAGCATCGAAAAGGTCCCGCTAGCAGGGCTACCCACAACCTCTCTGACTTCCCTGAATACCATCCGGCCCCGTGGCTTTACCCACGTTCAGGTTTGCCAGCTCCTCGAGAGCAGAGTCTTTTTAGAATTGATTGAGGTCTATGTCACTTCCATTCCTATATGTGGCAGTTTTTCCCTGTCCCCTAATCGTTTCTTAGTGCTTTTTAACTTCTGTAAAAAGTTGGGCGGGGACAAAATATATTCACCGGTCGGGTCGAAAGTTGGGCTGGCAAAGGTGGAATGTGGGCTTGGGTGAGGCTCTTTTTATAAGGAGTCAAAACTGAAAAGCCTCGAAGATTCACCCGTAACCCGTGGCTTCCTGCCTTCTTTCTTGCTTCATTTTGATTTGTTGATTTGTGTCTCGTTCATCCTTTTGTTGTGAGTTCATGGATTATTTCTTAAGCAGGGAGACTCCTGAAGGGAGTGAGGCTGTTgtaattcattttcacacacacccctccccctttttccccccctaTAGTGAGTGAAATCATCGACAGGGACCTGGGGGAGTTCCCGGAGACACAGCCCCTGGAGAAGCTGACGTAGGACCCACCCCGAACCGATTCTGGCCTCCGCTCCTCCCAAGAAGGACGACCCCCTCCCCAAGTGCCACTGTCAGCTGCGACTGCCGGAGCTTTCTGCATCCTCTGCCCTCCTTGTCTGCAGCTGCCTCTCTCGCCCCCCTCTCTGAGGATGTGGCAGGGtgggcatgggggggagggggagtctgtCTGTCCTGCACTGTCCCCAACCTCAAAAAGAGAGGTTCAGAAAAGATCACGGAAATAGGgttaagagaaagagagaagcagtTCCCAAAAGAAGCAGAGATTTagagagaagcagagagagagagagcagaggtgagaaaaagggggaagagagaggcagagagacgGGGAAGGAGGTGGGAGAAGCGGGGAGGGATAGAGATGAGGAGAGCATCGAGAAagcgggagggagagggaggcaaATTAATGAaaagagtgggggagagagaggccaGATAGAAAAAGGATTGAAGCGTTTGCATTAGAGACGGCCCCCAGTTTATCTGAccattctcactcacaccccGGTGCATTCTGGCACCTGCGGTTTttgttttcaaagggaagagGCAGAGAtaccgcaagggggggggggggggatgtagtaGGGATAACCGTGGTGGGGGGGCCGGCAGGGCCGGCCTTAGCCCCGTCGGCCCCCTGTGTGGGTTGGGGGAAGAATGGCGCCCTATCTGGTCCCCTTAAGAGATACAaagaaggggaggggatggggacaAAGCCCCTGAAGAGCCATGGTGGCACCCGCTGCACGGCCCCCGAGTGGGGGGCAGCCCTCGGGTCACCCAGGCTTCCTTCACTTGCCGGTTTCCAGGATTTCCGCCTCTTGTTACTATAGAAACAGCCATAAATAAACCGCGGCCAGCCAACCAAAGCCCTTCTATAAGATTTTTGGATGCCTTTTATATAAAATAAACTTACGTTTCTTATCTTGATGTTGATATATTTTTGAtactttttcctcattttgtaATTAAAgactaaataaaacaaaacgttaccTCGGTTTCCTTGTTTTTGTGTATTAAAAGCGGTTAACAGCGCTGGACAACCCCAGAGCACATTCATTACTATTTATAAAACGCCATacgtgtacacagcactgtacagtcaGCAGTGCTTACGATTATAAAGCACCGATATACACACGCACTAGTACAAGCAATGATTACTATTTATAAAGCACCAACACTGCATATAGCGCTGTACATTCAGAGTACTGCTTTGGATGTGCTTTCGGAAGCGAAATGCATTTGTTtctaaactgaaaacaaaaaccaaaattgcaTTGTTTTGCTTATGTTGTGTTTTAAGGGACACTAGCCCTGGCCCAGTTCAcctgctggaaaaaaaatatctgcGGTGCCATAAATATTTACAACTGCAGTTGTAAATATTTATGGCCCGTGGGTCTGTGGAAATCCAAGCGGCTGGGCCCCGAAGGAGCAGCAGGGGTCGCTGCTGCCCCGTTTGGATTCTAGGGACCCACGGGAAGTGAAaggttcggtatataaaaagaattaaataaataagtgtggggggggggtgagagtggggaAAGCTCCGGGACGTCAGATGTTCTACTTTGGCGCACTAATGCTATTTTCTGGGGTGGAGAATGTGGGGGGAAATGGATCTACCCGATCCTAGGCTTCCTGAGCAGTTTCAGTCGGAACTGGGACCACAGCTCCTGTATTTTGttaggattttttgttgttgttttcgtttcatttggggttttttttgttcgaAATAAACGAAACAAAATACACACAAACGAGATATTTTGCAAACTGCTCCCAAAATGAGAAACGAGATTAAGAAAAACAAGGTTCGTGCAATGCGGCTGCCGAGCAGGGATCCTGGGCGTCCGTCGGTTCGGCCCCCGGGCAGGAGCACGTGACAAGGAGCGGCCTGCGTGTGCCCGGGACGCGCGCATGCGCAGCCGGGACTGCTCCTCGCGCACTCTGCACCGGCTCGCGGGTCGGGGGTTCAGGTTCGTGGACGGAAGGGggatctctgcccccccccctcccccccgggctCCTAGCGGGGCCGGGACCGACGAGAGGCAGAGCGGGAGCaggcggaggaggaggaagggccgGCGGGTCGTCACCCAGCACCGCGCACTGTCAGGCAGGCACTGTCAGCCTCTCTCgctcctctccttcctgtctctcgCTTTCGCCGACTTTTCGTTTTCGCTGGGGTTTCTCGTCTCACTTCCCAGCAACGTTCCTAGGCTGTGCTGCGATGCCAGAACGgtgatctctctccctcccttgctCTCATGGCTTACTATTGCTAAACGTTTATATAGTGCTGCAAGGTgaacgcagcactgtacaaacccGGAAGATACATAGTGCTCCCTCCGTCTCTGGATAGGATAATGCAATGTATGAATGTATatatggtggggggtgggggggggcgcatAATTATATTTATGCAGTGCTAGGGACGTACGTAGGGCCATATAAGACATTATATCTATATGATGCTGATGCTGCCCTGCGAAGGTGTTATTATATTTGTACAGTGCCGATGACGTGTGCAGCGCCATACTGGGTGATGGTATATTTATTCTGTGCTGACAGTTTGCGAGGGGCCGCATTGCTCAGTTTATGAATTGCCAGTATATCTAGAAGGAAATTAAACCATTATGTTTATACAGCATGGATGGCATGCATGGGGGGCCATACTAGGTGGTGCTGACAGGTGCGCGGCGCCGTACAAGGTGGTGTTATGTTTCTGTGGTGCTGACAGTGTGCACAGGGAAATACAACGCGTTGTTATATTTATACAGCACAGATAGCATGTGTGGGGGAATTACGAGCTGTTATAATATTTATATGACGCTGATGGCATGCACAGGGGCCATACAAGATGTCAACATATTTATATAGTGCTGACAGTGTGCATGGGGCTGTAGGAGATCTTACAGTCATTATTTAGTGCACGCTATTCCAGCAGGAGTGgtgttcaaagcatgttacagccAGAGTGTTCTgattattaaatcacaagcagtatGACTGTCCTAGATAAGTAGAAATCAGACAAAGACAGGGGCCCTCCATCCAGAGGCAGTGCACTGGATTAACAAAGTACTGAGGGGTAAATGAACGAGGAGGTGGGGGTGGCAGGGGCTTCCATGTCAGAGAGGTTGCCGCTAGGGGGGTGCAAGTCTGAGGAGAGGGAATTAAGGGAGGGGGCTGTAGGATTCTACTTAAGGAACAGGGAGGAAGACCAGAGTTGGATGATGAGGACTTTGCTGGAGGGGGTGGTGAggggattttggggggggggggggagctgagttGAGTTGAGGATTGTAACTGTCGGAGTTAAGGTCTGGATGCTTCAATGGACCATCGAGCTTGTAGCCTCTTCCTGAAGGTGAGGATGTCCAGGGCTGAAATATTCCAGAGGGACGCGTTATAATATTTACGCAGGGCCGATGGCAGTCTGAGGGGGGCTTGTGAACGCAGCGTATGGCGCTGACAGGGTGCACGGGGCCGTGCGACGCATTGCTACGCTCCATGACTCGCGCTTCCTGCGCTGCAGCACAGTCCCCTTCTGACAGGGACCACTTTCTGTCTttcagacaggggggggggggcagtccctcCCCTCGTCACGGCGGCAGTGGTCCTTCCCGTCTGAGACCCCTGTGCCACGGGGATTATAGGAGGAGCCATGAATGTCTGTGTCCAAAGTGCTGAGACCATCCCCGAGGAGAAACTGCAGAACAGGCAGCTGATCGGCAGCGGAGGATTCGGGCAGGTGTTCAGGGCCCGGCACACGGACTGGGGGCCAGGACGTGGCCCTGAAGAAACTGAGCAGGTGCGAGGAGGGAGGAGACGCTCCAAGGCTCCTCAGAACagggtgctctctctctctccctccctcctttcttctccccGGCTGTCTCTGTTTCCCTCTTttgctctgtctgtctgtctgtctgtctctgcctgCCTGCGTTGATTTGGGTTTTCCCCCCCTGTCCTCAGTAACCATGTggagcaggggctggaggagctCCTGAGGGAGGCGGAGAAGATGCTGAGCGCCACCAGCATCGACCAC
The DNA window shown above is from Rhinatrema bivittatum unplaced genomic scaffold, aRhiBiv1.1, whole genome shotgun sequence and carries:
- the LOC115082460 gene encoding LOW QUALITY PROTEIN: nuclear factor of activated T-cells, cytoplasmic 4-like (The sequence of the model RefSeq protein was modified relative to this genomic sequence to represent the inferred CDS: inserted 2 bases in 1 codon; deleted 2 bases in 2 codons) — protein: MLTPRQELKSKGSAKNSELTATRASPATDTWSRMSSPPAADGQPTDLPPSTFAAHQPLGIPRPRPGLPGWHALSPPPRPAPAADLNDTYERQPARYVQLGGGSRILECPSIQITHHLPRRRRASTPTAGTPGPPPGPHLYLPLDPYSYREALMSPSPAXSSHSSFSFFSSEASSCDSLQQMCEDLDSELNEAASRCSLGSPAGSPQPWGEQWPRSPSLSPCPLSAGGPLAWPGLPLPFALREEEAIRFRTASRLPGAALWEGRWWNGGGRLPRERDPACTLPPSAEPDNIPQKARKTSTEQTVALVRQEEAAGGGEDTAGAYPPFRKENGTMDYLAVPSPLAWTKARIGGHIPIFRSSALPPLDWPLPSQYEQYELKVDVQPRTHHRAHYETEGSRGAVKASPGGHPIVKLTGYSEKPLTLQMFIGTADERNLRPHAFYQVHRITGKMVSTSSYEVVTGGTKVLEMSLLPENGMASNIDCAGILKLRNSDIELRKGETDIGRKNTRVRLVFRVHVPQGSGKVLSLQVASIPIECSQRSAQELPQIESYNITACSVNGREEMVLSGLNFLPESKVIFLEKGPDGKLQWEEEAEVNRQKSNEHVLSLEVPEYGNRRIPRPLQVHFYVSNGRRKRSPMQTFKYLPVIFKEEPSHEVSVSPFSSLPFSPPCLFPLPQPEAGPFECTSPEMDLSPSYTHLSPVPPHCHKFCDLPTDEPYYSLRSHGAESPGQGFPAPPECHGPYSGGFSEATPVGFECPPAYSENSNGLVGGHLAVPARHSSHAAPPGSPHLPPPPPHVEALPPSPVPWSPQPPAYQASRLGYSGAPQPFSHSATLSPHRGVSPASGEREERPRENEEEGGRSGATCPRGCRPALPNWCLPRARFPPPQLNLPRGFLPPDSPHPCRVLSTPTSNPPLPASPAFPAPPADFQPLPQPTVGRGGVQGLHQGVKNGAGLELGTSADQATNAGEGRGGPTPAAYSDPFHGAPVEGITLEEVSEIIDRDLGEFPETQPLEKLT